A window of Streptomyces armeniacus contains these coding sequences:
- a CDS encoding bacilysin biosynthesis protein BacA has protein sequence MSVELAHELARKEISTVGTIRSLHTLGPTGTNLESAAHMWLDRQGLTGDGAVTLHPSLESALETVPRTGEHALVACAVYPFLHTLVFENLLVCRMVDSFLAPTHDMVLAAGPHAPDKPRTVATHPAPASLVPPDSERHVVNSNAQAAIDCAAGKTEGCITTLVAARAHGLRVVRSFGRVPMVYTVHQVTEPAR, from the coding sequence ATGTCGGTGGAACTGGCACACGAACTGGCACGCAAGGAAATCTCCACGGTCGGCACAATCCGCAGTCTGCACACACTGGGGCCGACCGGAACCAATCTCGAGTCGGCGGCCCATATGTGGCTGGACCGCCAAGGGCTGACCGGGGACGGGGCGGTGACGCTGCACCCGTCGCTGGAATCCGCGCTGGAGACCGTTCCCCGTACGGGTGAACACGCCCTGGTCGCCTGCGCCGTCTATCCGTTTCTGCACACGCTCGTCTTCGAGAATCTCCTCGTCTGCCGGATGGTCGACAGCTTTCTGGCGCCCACCCACGACATGGTGCTGGCCGCCGGACCGCACGCGCCGGACAAGCCCCGCACGGTCGCCACACATCCGGCGCCGGCCAGCCTCGTGCCGCCGGACAGCGAGCGGCACGTGGTGAACAGCAACGCGCAGGCGGCGATCGACTGCGCCGCCGGGAAGACCGAGGGCTGCATCACCACCCTCGTCGCGGCACGGGCCCACGGGCTGCGCGTCGTCCGCAGCTTCGGCCGCGTGCCGATGGTGTACACCGTCCATCAGGTGACGGAGCCCGCCCGGTGA
- a CDS encoding class I SAM-dependent methyltransferase, whose translation MAPPTVRHPVFARFYSKVAGPALNKAGIAEHRKRLLEGLHGQVIEVGAGNGLNFPHYPPGVARVVAVEPEPRLRALAAEAARTAGVAAEVEVVDGRAEQLPAADASFDAAVACLTLCSVADQAAALAELHRVLRPGGRLRFFEHVRADSPGMRRVQRALDATVWPLLCGGCHTGRDTQSAISAAGFTVTRVEKFAFPETRFPAPAATHILGTAERAAADPPLPAPAE comes from the coding sequence ATGGCTCCGCCGACCGTCCGCCATCCCGTCTTCGCCCGCTTCTACTCCAAGGTCGCGGGCCCCGCCCTGAACAAGGCGGGCATCGCCGAGCACCGCAAGCGCCTGCTGGAGGGCCTGCACGGGCAGGTCATCGAGGTCGGCGCGGGCAACGGCCTGAACTTCCCGCACTATCCGCCGGGGGTGGCGCGGGTCGTGGCCGTCGAGCCGGAGCCGCGGCTGCGGGCGCTCGCCGCGGAGGCGGCCCGTACCGCCGGCGTGGCGGCAGAGGTGGAGGTCGTGGACGGGCGCGCCGAACAACTGCCGGCCGCCGACGCCTCGTTCGACGCCGCCGTCGCGTGTCTGACCCTGTGCTCGGTGGCCGACCAGGCCGCGGCGCTCGCCGAGCTGCACCGCGTTCTGCGGCCCGGCGGCCGGCTGCGCTTCTTCGAGCACGTACGGGCCGACTCGCCCGGCATGCGCCGCGTGCAGCGCGCCCTGGACGCCACGGTCTGGCCGCTGCTGTGCGGCGGCTGCCACACGGGACGCGACACGCAGTCGGCGATCAGCGCGGCCGGGTTCACCGTGACGCGGGTGGAGAAGTTCGCCTTCCCCGAGACGCGCTTCCCCGCGCCGGCCGCCACCCACATCCTCGGCACGGCCGAACGGGCCGCCGCGGACCCGCCGTTGCCCGCCCCCGCTGAATAA
- a CDS encoding MarR family winged helix-turn-helix transcriptional regulator produces MKSLHNSPESVPPASTSLDRLFELTEVLGAMMRRGVAERGLTTARAGLLWVLFHGGPMTQRALATRLRVTPRNVTGLLDALEADELVVRGPHPTDRRALLVSLTERGRALTTALRGGRDELAVALFGDIPGPRLEAFHTELETVLERLRAAGATPPRSPSEPARPHGRSD; encoded by the coding sequence GTGAAGTCACTTCACAATAGTCCGGAATCCGTCCCGCCCGCCAGCACCTCGCTGGACCGGCTCTTCGAACTCACCGAGGTGCTCGGCGCGATGATGCGGCGCGGCGTCGCGGAACGCGGCCTCACCACGGCCCGCGCCGGACTGCTGTGGGTGCTGTTCCACGGGGGCCCGATGACCCAGCGCGCCCTCGCCACGCGACTGCGGGTCACACCGCGCAACGTGACGGGGCTGCTGGACGCCCTGGAGGCCGACGAGTTGGTCGTACGCGGTCCGCATCCGACCGACCGGCGCGCGCTCCTGGTCTCCCTCACCGAGCGGGGCCGCGCGCTCACGACGGCGCTGCGCGGCGGGCGGGACGAGCTGGCCGTCGCCCTGTTCGGCGACATACCGGGCCCGCGCCTGGAGGCGTTCCACACGGAACTGGAGACGGTGCTCGAGCGGCTGCGCGCCGCGGGCGCCACACCCCCGCGGTCACCCTCGGAACCCGCCCGCCCGCACGGCCGGTCGGACTGA
- a CDS encoding GNAT family N-acetyltransferase — MGRIAVEPIHTDRLVLSPLRTEHAHEMSGVLADPGLYAFWPGEPPTPEFLLPRYELLVAGPSDPAVSWCNWVIRLRAAERLTGFVQAVVEPSDDGLTARLAYVVGAPWQGQGIATETVRGLVDWLRGRSVDTVIADIHSGNRASSALARSTGFTATGRRHGDELRWRLRPARQAP, encoded by the coding sequence TTGGGACGCATCGCCGTCGAGCCGATCCACACCGACCGGCTCGTGCTCTCGCCGCTGCGGACGGAGCACGCGCACGAGATGTCCGGTGTGCTGGCGGACCCGGGCCTCTACGCGTTCTGGCCCGGCGAGCCGCCCACGCCGGAATTCCTGTTGCCACGCTACGAGTTGCTGGTCGCCGGCCCTTCTGATCCCGCGGTCTCATGGTGCAACTGGGTCATCCGGCTGCGTGCGGCCGAACGCCTCACGGGCTTCGTGCAGGCGGTCGTCGAACCCTCCGACGACGGCCTGACCGCCCGTCTCGCCTACGTGGTGGGAGCGCCCTGGCAGGGTCAGGGCATCGCCACGGAGACGGTCCGGGGACTCGTCGACTGGCTACGGGGCCGGTCCGTCGACACCGTGATCGCCGACATACATTCGGGCAACCGCGCCAGTTCGGCCCTTGCCCGCAGCACCGGGTTCACGGCCACGGGCCGGCGGCACGGCGACGAGCTCCGGTGGCGGCTGCGGCCGGCGCGACAGGCGCCGTGA
- the lanL gene encoding class IV lanthionine synthetase LanL, which translates to MGGDPLDHGRRRTDSLAARNAPGDDSAYQDLFARLRDELVPAEGWRTDIRDMWCVVTPPGTGLRPQGWKIHLSATPRSAERALAAASRVLLRERTAFKFAKDPGRLRQLLSARVDRGTGGKFLTVYPGDDAQFVRLLDALHEATYGLEGPAVLSDRRHRPHSLVHYRYGGFGGLPSRLDDEGFYTPVLVAPDGSWAPDERNAWFSPPPWAALPHLPGEAPAAPDTARASADSRAPSSVLLNGRFLVREAIRQTNKGGVYRALDRHEGDRRVVVKEARPHIEAQPDGTDVRDYLRNEHRTLTLLEPLGIAVRAVDLFEYQGHVFLAEEEVPGMTLSAWAREQVQEEPRRSLTPCRVLPTARRLVELVAAVHDKGLIIRDFAPGNVMVTPQETPLLIDTEFVAAADEQVIPVGTPGFRAPEVRAEPGRVPSPSAALDLYGLGATLFYLCTGSTPHLPDDQPGTDRAVPPDTHDTRIRNLVRAVSADSPALAALAPVITGLMREQPERRTPLTEVAERLEALSAEPPAAEAQAAEAQAAETRIAEASEPAPAEAERLLTDGWKELAAALTPDSGHAPWPCPPVSEQRLDPFAVQAGVGGTLEVVRRGALTGQEGAQTLLDTLRAALGWLDRRADREPRQLPGLYFGRAGTYWAMYEAADTLGEEDIRQRSVERAKRLPVLWHEADITHGLAGNGLALLHLWRRTEDEEFRERAERCVTSVLNAPTGQGSRWVEPEKVLATTNPSNTGFAHGLAGIATFLLSAARDLGREDLLDAAVRIGTSLLASAEDDGEGIYWPVADPDGDAATRARISTWWCNGAPGIGTFLIRLWRATGDDRLRAAAHRAAVSTRRQKWLLGHSHCHGLAGNGEFLLDMAALTGEDRYRDWAAEHVTALRRFCALREDRLIVVTESDADLNYSYNLGMAGPIGFLHRFRHGGERWWMTDDFSLPAPGRARDVRTTREPTTER; encoded by the coding sequence ATGGGTGGAGACCCCCTTGACCACGGGCGCCGGCGTACGGACTCCCTCGCGGCCCGAAACGCCCCCGGCGACGACAGCGCCTATCAGGACCTGTTCGCGCGGCTCCGCGACGAGTTGGTCCCGGCGGAAGGCTGGCGGACCGACATCCGGGACATGTGGTGCGTCGTGACTCCGCCGGGCACCGGCCTGCGCCCGCAGGGGTGGAAGATCCACCTGTCGGCGACCCCTCGCTCCGCGGAACGGGCACTGGCCGCCGCCTCCCGCGTGCTGCTGCGGGAACGCACGGCCTTCAAGTTCGCCAAAGACCCGGGCCGCCTGCGGCAACTGCTCTCCGCACGCGTGGATCGTGGCACCGGCGGCAAGTTCCTCACCGTCTATCCCGGTGACGACGCCCAGTTCGTACGGCTGCTCGACGCCCTGCACGAGGCGACATACGGCTTGGAGGGGCCGGCCGTCCTCTCCGACCGCCGGCACCGCCCGCACAGCCTCGTGCACTACCGCTACGGCGGCTTCGGCGGCCTGCCGAGCAGGCTGGACGACGAGGGCTTCTACACGCCCGTCCTCGTGGCCCCGGACGGCAGTTGGGCCCCGGACGAGCGCAACGCCTGGTTCTCGCCCCCGCCGTGGGCCGCGCTTCCCCACTTGCCCGGCGAGGCGCCGGCCGCACCGGACACGGCCCGAGCGTCCGCTGACAGTCGCGCCCCCTCCTCCGTCCTGCTGAACGGGCGCTTTCTCGTACGCGAGGCCATCCGGCAGACCAACAAGGGCGGTGTGTACCGCGCGCTGGACCGCCACGAAGGCGACCGCAGGGTGGTGGTGAAGGAGGCACGCCCGCACATCGAGGCGCAGCCTGACGGCACGGACGTGCGCGACTACCTCCGCAACGAACACCGCACACTGACCCTGCTCGAGCCGCTGGGCATCGCGGTCCGGGCGGTCGACCTCTTCGAGTACCAGGGGCATGTGTTCCTGGCCGAAGAGGAGGTGCCCGGCATGACCCTTTCCGCCTGGGCGCGGGAACAGGTTCAGGAGGAACCCCGGCGGTCGCTGACCCCCTGCCGGGTACTGCCGACAGCCCGGCGACTGGTGGAACTGGTCGCCGCCGTGCACGACAAGGGCCTGATCATCCGGGACTTCGCCCCCGGCAACGTGATGGTGACCCCGCAGGAGACACCGCTGCTCATCGACACCGAGTTCGTGGCGGCGGCCGACGAGCAGGTGATTCCCGTGGGCACGCCCGGTTTCAGGGCTCCGGAGGTGCGCGCCGAACCGGGCCGGGTCCCCTCGCCCAGTGCGGCCCTCGACCTCTACGGGCTCGGCGCGACGCTCTTCTACCTCTGCACCGGCAGCACTCCTCATCTGCCCGACGACCAGCCCGGCACCGACCGGGCCGTGCCACCGGACACGCACGACACCCGTATCCGGAATCTGGTGCGGGCCGTCTCCGCCGACAGTCCGGCGCTCGCCGCTCTCGCCCCGGTCATCACCGGGCTCATGCGCGAACAGCCGGAGCGACGAACCCCGCTGACCGAAGTGGCGGAGCGGTTGGAGGCGCTGTCCGCGGAGCCGCCGGCCGCGGAGGCACAGGCGGCGGAGGCACAGGCGGCGGAGACGCGGATCGCAGAGGCGTCGGAACCTGCACCGGCTGAAGCCGAACGGCTGCTCACTGACGGCTGGAAAGAGCTCGCCGCCGCGCTCACCCCCGACTCCGGGCACGCCCCCTGGCCCTGCCCTCCGGTCAGTGAGCAGCGCCTCGATCCCTTCGCCGTACAAGCCGGTGTCGGCGGGACGCTGGAGGTCGTCCGCCGCGGGGCGCTGACCGGGCAGGAGGGCGCACAGACACTGCTGGACACCCTGCGCGCCGCGCTGGGCTGGCTGGACAGGCGGGCCGACCGGGAGCCGCGACAGCTCCCGGGCCTGTACTTCGGCCGTGCGGGCACGTACTGGGCGATGTACGAGGCCGCCGACACCCTCGGCGAGGAAGACATCCGGCAGCGGAGTGTCGAACGCGCCAAGCGGCTGCCCGTGCTGTGGCACGAGGCCGACATCACCCACGGACTCGCGGGGAACGGGCTCGCCCTACTGCACCTGTGGCGCCGTACGGAAGACGAGGAGTTCCGGGAACGGGCGGAACGGTGTGTCACCTCCGTGCTCAACGCCCCTACGGGGCAGGGCAGTAGGTGGGTGGAGCCGGAGAAGGTGCTCGCGACCACCAACCCGAGTAACACGGGTTTCGCGCACGGGCTCGCCGGAATCGCCACCTTTCTGCTGTCCGCCGCAAGGGACTTGGGCCGCGAGGACCTCCTCGACGCGGCGGTACGGATCGGCACATCGCTGCTCGCGTCGGCCGAGGACGACGGCGAGGGCATCTACTGGCCGGTGGCGGACCCGGACGGGGACGCGGCCACGCGAGCCCGCATCTCCACCTGGTGGTGCAACGGCGCTCCGGGAATCGGCACCTTCCTGATCCGGCTGTGGCGGGCCACCGGGGACGACCGGCTGCGGGCAGCAGCGCACCGGGCCGCCGTCAGCACTCGTCGTCAGAAATGGCTGCTGGGCCACTCGCACTGCCACGGGCTGGCCGGAAACGGGGAATTCCTGCTCGACATGGCGGCCCTGACCGGAGAAGACCGTTACCGGGACTGGGCCGCGGAACACGTTACGGCGCTCCGTCGGTTCTGTGCGCTGCGTGAGGACCGGCTGATCGTCGTGACGGAATCCGACGCCGACCTGAACTACAGCTACAACCTGGGGATGGCCGGACCAATCGGATTCCTGCACCGCTTCCGCCACGGTGGAGAGCGGTGGTGGATGACGGACGACTTCTCGCTGCCGGCACCGGGCCGCGCACGTGACGTCCGTACGACGCGAGAACCGACAACAGAGAGGTGA
- a CDS encoding sensor histidine kinase gives MAPAGTGTSPELRASSSAPAWLVPPVLLGGALAAALLLVPGGAREAVAWGGAGAAVLVVALLARLAVGRGREIHVLRHRHAEDEAELRRRLRVHETETVRLAAELPVAVARLQEGATAEEALSGLATGSGLTPELEEAHQVVLRSVLEAVEAEEGLRDSAQRAFVNIARRVQAIVHQQSQDLREMEDKHGENPDVFGDLLHLDHGTALIGRLADSIAVLGSARPGRQWQQDVPLFNVLRGAMSRILDYRRVDLHSVADFAVVGPAVEPLIHAVAELLDNATRYSPPRTRVHLTAIETQSGVAVEVEDAGIGLTDEARGRAERALAHASAGLDLDDLGETPRLGLAVVGRLAQANGFTVSLRPSAYGGVRAVLTVPQRLVTLTSTPGGQIAKAATLPPIRQRPRPAGTDARTDAGARTGTGAPTEPGARTGPGADKPATGPSASPADEPPGGALPRAANGLPQRRRHTSAVPPQARRPAAPAPSAGAPGSGASGASGASGASSESRAEPGIWLAAFQSGVSGEPAAADPSRHSDDEPSSEGE, from the coding sequence ATGGCCCCCGCCGGTACCGGTACGTCACCCGAACTCCGGGCTTCCTCCTCCGCCCCCGCCTGGCTCGTCCCTCCGGTGCTGCTGGGCGGCGCCCTCGCGGCGGCCCTGCTGCTCGTGCCCGGCGGCGCGCGGGAAGCCGTCGCGTGGGGCGGCGCGGGCGCCGCCGTCCTGGTCGTGGCGCTGCTCGCGCGGCTGGCGGTGGGCCGGGGCCGCGAGATCCACGTACTGCGGCACCGGCACGCCGAGGACGAGGCGGAACTGCGGCGCCGCCTGCGCGTCCACGAGACGGAGACCGTACGGCTGGCCGCGGAGCTGCCCGTCGCCGTCGCGCGGCTTCAGGAGGGCGCGACGGCCGAGGAGGCGCTGTCGGGCCTCGCGACGGGCTCCGGGCTCACGCCCGAACTCGAGGAGGCACACCAGGTCGTGCTGCGCTCGGTGCTCGAGGCGGTGGAGGCCGAGGAGGGACTGCGGGACTCCGCGCAGCGTGCGTTCGTGAACATCGCCCGCCGCGTGCAGGCGATCGTCCACCAGCAGTCCCAGGACCTGCGGGAGATGGAGGACAAGCACGGCGAGAACCCGGACGTCTTCGGCGACTTGCTGCACCTCGACCACGGCACCGCGCTGATCGGGCGGCTCGCGGACAGCATCGCCGTCCTCGGCAGCGCACGTCCGGGGCGCCAGTGGCAGCAGGACGTGCCGCTGTTCAACGTGCTGCGCGGCGCCATGTCGCGCATCCTCGACTACCGGCGGGTCGACCTGCACTCGGTCGCGGACTTCGCCGTCGTCGGCCCCGCCGTGGAGCCGCTGATCCACGCCGTGGCCGAGCTGCTCGACAACGCCACCCGCTACTCGCCGCCACGGACCCGCGTCCATCTCACCGCGATCGAGACGCAGTCGGGCGTCGCCGTCGAGGTCGAGGACGCCGGGATCGGCCTGACCGACGAGGCGCGCGGCCGCGCCGAACGGGCCCTCGCCCACGCCTCCGCCGGGCTGGACCTCGACGACCTGGGCGAGACCCCGCGGCTCGGCCTGGCCGTGGTCGGGCGGCTGGCCCAGGCGAACGGCTTCACCGTCTCGCTGCGTCCGTCCGCGTACGGCGGCGTACGGGCCGTGCTGACCGTCCCGCAGCGGCTCGTCACCCTCACGTCCACGCCCGGCGGGCAGATCGCCAAGGCCGCCACGCTGCCGCCGATCCGGCAGCGGCCCCGCCCGGCCGGCACGGACGCGCGTACGGACGCGGGCGCGCGTACGGGCACGGGCGCGCCTACGGAGCCGGGCGCGCGTACGGGGCCCGGCGCGGACAAGCCCGCCACCGGCCCCAGCGCGTCACCCGCCGACGAGCCGCCCGGCGGCGCCCTGCCGCGCGCCGCGAACGGGCTCCCGCAGCGCCGCCGCCACACCAGCGCCGTGCCGCCGCAGGCCAGGCGGCCCGCCGCGCCCGCGCCGTCCGCCGGGGCTCCCGGTTCCGGGGCCTCCGGGGCCTCAGGGGCCTCCGGGGCGTCCTCCGAGTCACGGGCGGAGCCGGGGATCTGGCTGGCCGCCTTCCAGAGCGGTGTCTCGGGCGAGCCCGCTGCCGCCGATCCCAGTCGTCACAGCGATGACGAGCCGTCGAGTGAAGGTGAGTAG
- a CDS encoding roadblock/LC7 domain-containing protein: protein MDWLLKDLAASVPQTRHVVVLSADGLCMAQFSPDGSDDGATDRLAAACAGLQSLSAAIATEFPDGDGQMRLVVIEVTGGFFYLMAAGSGAYLAVLADSGVDAGLMGQCMRDLVARIGEHLSTPPRSDEQDT from the coding sequence ATGGACTGGCTTCTCAAGGACCTGGCGGCCAGCGTCCCCCAGACGCGGCACGTGGTGGTGCTGTCCGCGGACGGCCTCTGCATGGCGCAGTTCAGCCCGGATGGCAGCGACGACGGCGCCACCGACCGGCTCGCGGCGGCCTGTGCCGGGCTGCAGAGCCTGTCGGCGGCCATCGCCACCGAATTCCCGGACGGCGACGGGCAGATGCGGCTGGTCGTCATCGAGGTCACGGGCGGCTTCTTCTACCTGATGGCCGCGGGCTCCGGCGCCTACCTCGCGGTCCTCGCCGACAGCGGCGTGGACGCCGGGCTGATGGGGCAGTGCATGCGGGACCTGGTGGCGCGCATCGGTGAACACCTCAGCACCCCACCGCGTTCCGACGAGCAGGACACGTGA
- a CDS encoding DUF742 domain-containing protein: MSGRDDTRYPGRPAEGGEGGPERLYVVTAGRSRSADPVPLDLVTLIVARGRPERATQPEHTAILRMCARPLSVAEISAYMGLPASTVTVLLTDLVNGGHVETRAPVPAAQLPDAKLLEAVMNGLRRL; the protein is encoded by the coding sequence GTGAGCGGACGCGACGACACGCGTTACCCGGGCCGGCCGGCGGAAGGCGGGGAGGGCGGCCCCGAGCGGCTGTACGTGGTCACCGCGGGCCGCAGCAGATCCGCCGACCCGGTGCCGCTGGACCTGGTCACGCTGATCGTCGCGCGCGGCCGGCCCGAACGGGCAACGCAGCCGGAGCACACCGCCATCCTCCGGATGTGCGCCCGCCCGCTGTCCGTGGCGGAGATCTCGGCGTACATGGGGCTGCCCGCCAGCACCGTCACCGTGCTCCTCACCGACCTGGTGAACGGGGGACACGTGGAGACGCGGGCGCCCGTACCGGCGGCTCAGCTACCCGACGCGAAACTTCTGGAAGCGGTGATGAATGGACTTCGCAGACTCTGA